The Salvelinus alpinus chromosome 29, SLU_Salpinus.1, whole genome shotgun sequence region AATGAGGGTGAGCAGACGGGAGGGCGAGGCGTCAATGGTGAGCAGGGTAGCTGGGTAGGCAGCCATAATACCATCTGGGACACGCACACCGCAGGCTATGGCCCTCATAGACACTGTGATGCAGAGGTTCCCCCCAGCACTGTCCCCAGCCAGACACACGCGCTCAGCCGTGGAGCctggggcagagagacagagcaatCAGTACCAGCTGGTCTAATACAGGAGGTTATTATAATTCTGAAATCATTTCTTTGGTTCTAAACTCTAACACATTAGTAACAACACAGACCCAGAAGATGGCAGTTCTTGAGGGCCCAACAGTAGGCATAGAAGCACTCCTCAAGGGCTCTGGGAAATGGGGCCTCAGGGGCAAGGGAGTAGTCCACAGACAGGATGGGGACATTTAGATCCTTGGACCAGCTCTTCAGATAGTTCTGGGAAATAAAAGGAGGATGGAGGACAAATGGAGTGATGAGAAAATGGAGAAGTGACAGGAAAATTAAACATAACTGTTAAAAGAGAGGAAAGTAGACTTCACGGTAAGTGCTGAGTCCCACTTAACTTGATTACTGAGAGACTAAGGTGAGTGATTAGCTTAAGTAATTGCAGGCATCGCATGACAATCCCTGGCCTACCATACCTCATGGGATTTCGAGGTCTGGGCCACGAAGCCTCCTCCATGGAAGTGGATCAGCAgccagggggagggagggtgctTCTGAGCACCAAACGGTACCAAAGACACAGAGATGGGGGTAGCTTCTGTACGAGAGAaagccagcagctcttcactgtcctgaaggaagagagagaaagagatgtttGCGTCATAACGTAACCCTTTTTACACTAACATGACTAAACTGTGCAGAACTTTGATAAAAACATCACATAGTAACCACTGAGGTTACAGCTGAGAGCTCACCTGTCCTTCTCGAAGTTGATAGGAGATGAGCCGCATGTTAACAGGTCCAGGGCCCCAGTGGGCCACCGGAGGGGACACGGGGGCAAAGAGACGTGGGTCTGAGGTCAGGGGGAGGAGCAGTGGTTCAGGAGGTATGGTCAGGGTGAGGTTCAGCTGCACTAGGTTAGAGGCTATACTGGCCAAGCCCTGTGGGAGAAAGGGATCAAATGATGAAGAGGATTTTGTAAAATGGTCTTAAAAGCAATCAAACCAACAGAAAGTTTGGAAGAGCGAGAAAAGAGTGAGTAAGtaggggaaacagagagaggcctAGAGAGACTGCAAGATTCAAGACGTCCTTATTTGCATACAACATCATATTACTAGTCGACTCCCTTCTGCCCTCACCGATAGAAGCTCGGATTCTGTGAGGTTCCAGAAAGACTTCCAGAACTTCATGTCCAGATTCTGGGTGATCCGCTCAAACTCTGCTCCCCTCAGCTCTGGATCAATGACATACTTCccggaggtaaggaaggagaaaGCTGCCATGCCTGAGGGAAATGGAGAGTGAATGCAAAGTATGTAGGGCAGTGCATACTATGCAATTAACTTTTAAAAATGTCAAAGGACAACCACAAATCTTACACGAGGCCGTAAGAGGTAGATAGTCACTCAGGTTTATTGTGTACTAGTACGAAAGTTCAAATCAGGAAGGCGGGTCTGAATGTTTGTTTAACTTCATCCAGAACATAAATTCACTTTTGTTTCCTATTCTACGGGCATAGTGGGAATGTATACAAACGTATCATCATCAGATTAGCATCTTgtttcttctcctctttcctatTAGCCATGTGTGGGAGGTCATTCACCCATTTACCTTGTAGCTTATAAGCACGGCACAATAATGCATATGCCTCACGCTTGCTGTTTAACCTATGGGCTGGGCTCACTTTTGCAATcatcaccttcctctctctctctcagccaataGGCGTAAATCTTGGGTTGCATTTATGTGACAAACTTAGCCACTTTCTCATACTTACTGTGTTATAGAAAAAAAGGGGTTTGATGCCAGCAGTCGTGCATAGGACTACCTTACCATCACATCATCTGGCTCCGAGGACCTTCCCTCAGAGACGAGACCATTCCTCAAACTACTTAATAAAATGTCATTGCATTCAGTCTGTGTTGTTTATTCAGTTACGCCTGTACTCCATtaaattaatatatatttttttacgagTTCTTCAAGCCTAAAGAATTCACAGACATTTACAGAGACTGACCTAACCCAGACTGCTGTTTTCCGTAGCTCTCTCCGAATGAGACCATGCTTATGACAACTGTCTGCAGGAACGGACGAAGGGTAGGCGAGAACTGGGGAGACGGGAGGGAAAATATGGATTTCAGTATCATTAGTCTCACGTAGCCATACCTCCAAAAACGTCGTCAGGGAAGCCTGGTTCTCGccgaggctacagtatatccacccTCAGTATATTCCCAAGTCATAAAAAGCTTAGTCCAGCATTCTCAATGACCAATTGCTAAATGATATCTTATCAACATTATATTGAATTCAATGTGCCACTCCTCCCACAAAGTCATCAAGTGGTGATGACTGACCTGAAAGCCCAGGCAGCGGCCGTAGAAGCAGGCCTTGTGCATGGATGTGTACTCCCTCACAAACCTCCTGCTAAGCTCTCCATCCTGCAGGGAGTACAGCTGCCCATGACCGTTGTCGTGGAGCAGACGCTGAGCGAGGTAGAGGAGGGCCCGCAGCTGACACAGGGCACTGGAGTAGGCTTCCATCTCGGAGGCATTGTGGTTGGCCCTGAAGAAGGCCCCGTGGCAGTTAGAGGCAATGTAGCGGCCCTTGTGGATGATGTGCAAAAGGCAAGACTGCAGCACCTGAGAGATGAGATGGGATGCTTTATTGTCAGCTGGTATTGTGAATAAAATGAATATATTTCTAGTTTTGCATTATATTAATAATCCAAGATTGTCCCTCTGTTGCTAGCTTGCGCAGTCTTTTGACTGTGCGATTGTCTCAGTCTCTTGACAATCACACTGCGTGATACTTCTTCTAGACTACTGACATCATTCTGGGCAGTGAGGTTAGTAGAAAAGTTGTGTTATTATAGCTTACCTTTACCAGTGTGCGATACCCATTCCCAGGGGTATCTGCGTCAAAGTCATAGTGGTGGTAGACTGCAGTAAAACCAGCAACCACAGGTTCGAGGGCACGGCCATGGTCCTGAATCTTTGTCATGCAAGTCACCAAGCGTCCGGAAGCGTTACCGTACAGCAAGTCGGTAGGACCAGACAGAGCTGTGATGTTTTCCTCACACACTGCCTCCAAGGCTGTGAACACAGCTCTCCAGGCCATACCTGAAACACTAGAGAGAAGATGCATATAAACCAAACATTTTATTTCTGGATAACCACATCATACGAGCTTTGACAGATTAAATGCAGGAGATTGAAAAGGAGAATTTTGCTTTTATACAACcccccaaaaacacacacagtaccagtcaaaagtttggacacacctactcattccagggttgtcCTTTATTTTAaccattttctacattctagaataatagcgaagacatcaaaactatgaaataacacatatggaatcatgtaaacaAATAGAAAATGAATCAAGTAAAAGTGAATCACCGAGTAAAATACTACTCGAGTAAAATTACTTAAGAAttcaaagtaaaagtataaaacattttaaaaaattatattaagcaaaccagacggcatcatTTTCTTTTTTCCCCCACCTTTTATTtagggatagccaggggcacactccgacatcatttacaaacaaagcatgtgtttagtgagtccaccagatcagaggctgtagggatgaccagggatgtactttagaccattttcttgtcctgctaagcattcaaaatgtaatgagtacttttgggtgtcagggaaaatgtatggagtaaaaattacaTACATTTTAGGAATACAGTAAAGTAAAagctgtcaaaaatataaatagtaaagtacagatacacacaCTTGTTTTGCAatttgagaaacttaccccaaccatcctcatcctcattgTGCAGAATGAGGGTTAATGTTGTTTTGCAATTTCACttggggtaagtttctcaaaaacaagtgaaatTGCAAAACAAGTGTCTGGACCCTATTTACACATACATAAAAAAAGAGATGTGGTTGTAAAAAAAAACGTATCTTTTAATGATGGGTTTGGTTGTGTGTGCCAAAGGTCAAAGATTAAAACATGCAACTATCCCGACTCTTCCTACAGACAGACTTTATCTAACTTTGCAAATGAATGAGATTACATAGCCTGTTGACAGCATTTATCAAAATGAACACAACCTTGTCATAAATCCTAAAGGGTATAGGCCTAGTTAAGACAAGAGTACTAAGAATCATGAATCAACAGAATAAACCAACCTTGGACTGATACATTCTCTATGTCCTTAGCTTGATTGACAGCTGTGCAAATTCTTTGATACTTTTATTTCAGCACAGTTCTTATGGAATTACTTTTGTGCCTTTTTATATCAAGCAATCCTTTTGAATTCTGTcatagctgaatcagaattagttgggtaacatagataaattaGATGTTTTATTGTTACatcataatatgcttatgtgagatacttgtcattagaatgtcttcttttgggctatactgttggcagttgcatttttCCTTTCTCCTCTAGGGAAAaatcacttggggcccagagaggggagaggtcaggcttgtcttttacatgtctggtaatatgcagaatatcagaaagggagaagtcagaattgaacattgtcttcatatgtgaatgtatctgttaaaccatgtgaagggctccacaatgtctgtacgccagtcactccttcattttcccattgggggaggagtatggcagtgtctggaaccattgtattacccctctgatgttgcactAATCTTGAGATGGGAGTGACTTCTAGGTCATATActctcagtgagcttgtccaggaggggagagaagagggtgtgtatttgagatgggagtatctaaagTTGACAATAGATTTTTGCCATTGGaagaggtaatgttttggtactatgaagtaccaagaacgagattagaacctcgtcttagagaccaaactgaacgataatttttAGCTATTGccatctggctatgggatactcctctcaagtaaaaggccctttgtgaagtttctgagatctgtggttcgtcatgtgagttgagaggggtgtatcttggctataaaatataCTAGAATTCTTTTGTAAGAACTCAGAGAATTAATTTATCCGAGAGTCAAAgtgctatggtgaagctcatatgaattaaagatgaagtttaagttataactgactggtgtgtggtttgctctctcatcaattagtaatacaggaaattaccacgactaTTCGAGAACAACATTTTtattatggcaaataaaaatGGTGATATTGAAAGCCAAACATGAACCCAAAAGTTAAGtgcaaaataaataatattgcaagGAAATCATTTTTAATGGCAAGAACaaatgaattgtaaataaatgcaAAGAAATTCTTTCCAGTGAAACATTTTCAATCATAATGCGATTGCGATGAAACGGTTCCCTCtttggcagtggtgtaaagtacttaagtaaaaaaaatacttgaaagtactacttaaatagTTTTGTGGGggattatttatatttttgacaactttactATATTCCCaaggaaaaaaaagaaaatgatgCCGTCTGGTTTCCTTAATATAAAAAATTTCAATTTgtattttacttttaatacttaagcatatttaaaacaaaacactgacttttactcaagtagtattttactgggtgactcaattttacttgagtaattttctattaaggcatctttacttttactcaagtatgacaattagttactttttacaccactgatcTATGGTTAAGTTACTCTGCCCTTCGCTTTCGCTGCCCTTTTTTGCATTTGTATAGTTTTGGCACATTAATTCCATGTAGGTGGGGTTTAGAGGGAGGCGTAAATGTTGCTTCTCTGTTGGTCAAACGGTTTTGGAGTAACAGTACATCCTCATTTTTAATATCCCAGTTAGAAGCTTACATGATGGCCAGTACAGCCATGTTTGATAGATAGCTAGCAATGCTGAGAGGAAACAGTGTTTtttgctaactagccagctagtgTAAAAAAGCTTGACTTTTCCCCCCCTGTCTAACTTTTCCATTTTGAACAAAAAGGActcagtagctaacgttagccagctagcccaGCGGGACTAactaacctagctagctaacattacaacaAGGAGGTTATCGGGGTTAAAACCCTTAGGTAAATGTCTTGTAATTTCACATTTAAAAGATGCATTGAAACAATTAGCTAGTTAGATAACTAACATggcaatacagtgcatttggaaagaatttagaccccttgacttttcccacattttgttacattacagccttattctacaatggattcaattattttcccccctcataatcaatctacacacaataacccataatgacaaagcaaaaacaagtttttagaaatgttgccaAATGTATAAACATGAAATATGATGACATTTacatagttgaagtcagaagttaacataaaccttagccaaatatttaaactcagtttcacaattcctgacatttaatcctcgtaaaaattccctgtcttaggtcagtcaggatcaccactttattttaagaatgtgaaatgtctgaataatagtagagagaattatttatttaagcttttatttatttcatcacattcccagtgggtcaaatgtttatacactcaattagtatttggtagcattacctttaaattctttaacttgggtcaaatgtttaaagtagccttccacaagcttcccacaacaagttggggtgaattttggcccattccacctgacagagctggtgtaaatgagtcaggtttgcCTCCTTgcgcgcacacactttttcagttctgcccacacattttctataggattgaggtgaggctttgtgatggccactccaataccttgactttgttgtccttaagccattttgccacaactttggaagtatgcttgaggtcattgtccatttggaagacccatttgcgaccaagctttaacttcctgactgatgtcttgagatgttgcttctatgccatctattttgtgaagtgcaccagtccctcctgcagcaaagcacccccacaacatgatgctgccaccctcgtgcttcacggttgggatggtgttcttcagcttgcaaacatcccccttttccctccaa contains the following coding sequences:
- the lipea gene encoding lipase, hormone-sensitive a produces the protein MAWRAVFTALEAVCEENITALSGPTDLLYGNASGRLVTCMTKIQDHGRALEPVVAGFTAVYHHYDFDADTPGNGYRTLVKVLQSCLLHIIHKGRYIASNCHGAFFRANHNASEMEAYSSALCQLRALLYLAQRLLHDNGHGQLYSLQDGELSRRFVREYTSMHKACFYGRCLGFQFSPTLRPFLQTVVISMVSFGESYGKQQSGLGMAAFSFLTSGKYVIDPELRGAEFERITQNLDMKFWKSFWNLTESELLSGLASIASNLVQLNLTLTIPPEPLLLPLTSDPRLFAPVSPPVAHWGPGPVNMRLISYQLREGQDSEELLAFSRTEATPISVSLVPFGAQKHPPSPWLLIHFHGGGFVAQTSKSHENYLKSWSKDLNVPILSVDYSLAPEAPFPRALEECFYAYCWALKNCHLLGSTAERVCLAGDSAGGNLCITVSMRAIACGVRVPDGIMAAYPATLLTIDASPSRLLTLIDPLLPLGVLSKCLNAYAGVDSQAVQPTEGTSTLSALGRDTALLISDLTHGASNWIQSFLPAEVLGSLSSSHRKSLDNEAHYRSTSPRSFSSNSSSGPRDYPEGFEPLRSERLAVIQATSCPIVKNPFVSPLLAPDYLLRGLPPVHLVASALDALLDDSVMFAKKLRDMGQPVTLRVVEDLPHGFLSLSGLAKETQVASDICVERIREVFQQQTPHPCTDKQPKLERTNHGPSN